In Aedes albopictus strain Foshan chromosome 3, AalbF5, whole genome shotgun sequence, the following are encoded in one genomic region:
- the LOC115260959 gene encoding uncharacterized protein LOC115260959, producing MDDLDTPGLNNGAAESSGRGNSKMTEDELLKELKALQNENNKLKSKLMQTNLEDNTHGESPAQGPDSFRNERSSSIRIDAAETSWMSTFPTSGMSLGALNIPECSPSDGETEIDRKAYKHWRKILDASLDLMKSTDERTKIGIFKIKAGVKLLEVFESTKTSPGMPDEILEPYGNAIARLNEYFGSRTYMMSQRSKLLNMTQRKDESSVQFVRRVGAATKLCGYLESEEMESVMRTITKGALDSRVRKLAHRNWVRQGSIKDLVDAVQDSEIEKLNEEEFMKTQQRNSASSSGAAVIAAVERYSHVPSFRQGGFNGDRPGWNQAGKRVAYRGRRGGNTRTFSGRIPAAVQTRQCWRCSSVYHSASECPVVNKVCHKCQTKGHIARMCTSESGFRGIKRRLQSEQVQNSLSKESRRISMVNEHDEHAEEKEAKVFSDTDSSD from the exons ATGGACGATTTGGATACCCCCGGACTCAACAATGGCGCAGCCGAGTCTTCCGGTCGTGG CAACtcgaaaatgacggaagatgaACTGTTGAAAGAATTGAAAGCGCTCCAAAATGAAAACAATAAGTTAAAATCTAAATTAATGCAAACGAATTTGGAAGACAATACTCATGGAGAATCGCCAGCTCAAGGACCTGATAGTTTCCGCAACGAACGGTCAAGTTCGATTAGAATTGATGCAGCTGAAACATCTTGGATGTCAACGTTTCCTACAAGTGGTATGTCGCTGGGCGCATTGAATATTCCCGAGTGCAGCCCATCCGACGGAGAAACTGAAATCGACAGGAAAGCTTATAAGCATTGGAGGAAAATTTTGGATGCATCTTTGGATCTCATGAAGTCAACGGACGAAAGAACTAaaataggaattttcaaaattaagGCTGGAGTGAAACTGCTGGAAGTATTCGAGAGTACGAAGACATCTCCTGGTATGCCGGATGAGATTTTGGAGCCATATGGCAACGCTATCGCTCGGCTGAATGAGTATTTTGGTTCAAGAACTTACATGATGTCTCAAAGAAGCAAACTCCTAAACATGACACAAAGAAAAGACGAAAGCAGCGTTCAATTTGTAAGACGGGTTGGAGCAGCCACAAAGCTGTGTGGTTATCTGGAAAGCGAAGAAATGGAATCCGTGATGCGTACAATTACCAAAGGTGCATTGGATAGTAGAGTTCGCAAGCTTGCTCATCGAAACTGGGTCCGGCAAGGATCGATCAAGGATTTGGTTGACGCGGTTCAGGATTCTGAAATTGAAAAACTTAATGAGGAGGAGTTTATGAAAACACAGCAGCGTAATTCTGCATCATCATCTGGAGCGGCAGTTATTGCAGCGGTCGAACGATATTCACATGTTCCGAGTTTCCGGCAAGGTGGATTCAACG GTGACAGACCAGGTTGGAATCAAGCCGGAAAACGTGTTGCATACCGAGGAAGAAGAGGAGGAAACACAAGGACATTCTCGGGGCGTATCCCTGCCGCTGTTCAGACTCGGCAATGCTGGAGGTGTAGCAGCGTGTATCACTCAGCTTCCGAGTGTCCCGTAGTTAACAAAGTGTGCCACAAGTGTCAAACCAAAGGTCACATTGCTCGAATGTGTACCTCCGAAAGCGGATTCCGGGGAATTAAGAGACGGCTTCAAAGTGAACAAGTTCAGAATTCTCTCTCAAAGGAGTCCCGACGAATTTCAATGGTGAACGAACATGACGAACATGCAGAGGAGAAAGAAGCGAAGGTATTTTCTGATACTGATTCCAGCGATTAG